The DNA segment GGGTTACGGGCGTAAAGGGGAATCCATGGGTACAGAACACAGGATAAAAGCGGTATCTAACGGCAGAGACCTGGAATTCACACGCCAGAAGCTGGTCCAGACCCTGCTGCGGGAGGTTCCCGAGCAGGGGATGGTCGATACCGACCTGGATGGCCTGGCCCTCTTTCGCTGCAATGCGCCTGTGACCTGTACTTTCTCGGTCTATACGCCATCGCTCAAATTCATTATCCAGGGCAATAAAATCCTCGAGCTTGGGGACCGGGAAATTGCCTATAGGCCGTTGAGTTACGTGGCCACTTCGGTACACCTGCCCATACTGGGACGGGTGGAGAGAGCCTCGACGGATACCCCCTTTCTCGGCATCAAGCTGGTGATCGATCCCCAGGAAGTGGCGGATCTGGTATTAGAGCTGGGGGATAAAGCCCCAATGGCCGGGGGCTACGACTGCCCGGAGGTAAGCTGCGGGCTCTGTGTCACGCAGATGGACCTGGGCATGCTGGAAGCGGTGAAGCGGCTGGTACAACTGCTGGAAACGCCGGCAGATGCCCCCATACTGGCGCCGTTGGCTCGCCGGGAAATTCTTTATCGCGCCCTGATGGGTGACATCGGCGCACGCATGCGCAAATTTGCCATGACAGACAGCCAGGCAAACCGCGTATCGCGGGTGATCGAGTTGCTCAAAGACCGGTTCTGTGAGCCGCTGCGCATCAGCGAGCTTGCGGAGCGGGCCAATATGAGCGAATCCTCCCTGTATCACAGCTTTAAACAGATCACCCGTATGTCGCCTCTGCAATTTCAAAAGAAACTGCGCCTGCACGAGGCGCGCCGCCTGATGCTCGCGGAGGGATTGGAGGCGGCCTCTGCCAGCTACCGTGTGGGTTACGAGAGTCCATCGCACTTTAGCCGTGAGTACAGCCGAATGTTTGGTTTGCCACCGCGCGCTGACGTCAGTAAATTGCGCGGCGAACAGCGGGGTGTGCCGGCCTAGCCTTGTGTGGCGCCGCCCTGCTTGAGCACGAACAGGCTGCACCAGCCCTCCGGGCTGATATCTCCCTCTACCACAATACAGGCATTGGGCGGCTCGAATAACTGGCAGTCTACGCACTTCTGGCCGTTATTGGGTGTGTCCTGGTAGTTGACCGCCGCCTTCTTTGCCTTGACTTGTGCCCTTGCCCGGTCTGTTGCGATCAGGGCAACAGGCAGTATTGCCAGAGAACAGCCGGTCAGTTTGAGGAATACTCTACGGGAACGATCGTGCTGCTTGTTCATTGGGGCAGAATCCATAAAGTATGGAAAAAGTCTTCTGCCCTTCAGAGTAGCCGGGCTGGCGAGATTTGCTTCAATTGGGAATGCTTCGCATTCCTGCCGGTCGATCGGCAATAATCCTTCCGCTGTCGGGGTCCACTTCCAGGGCTCTCAGCTTCCCGTGATAAACGGCCTGCATCTTCCAGCGCCCTCCCACAAACCGCACGCGGGTCACTGGGCGAAAACCGAGGTAGTGCAGCTTGGCTATGATCGCGGGGAGCGCCAGTGCTATCACGGAAGGCTCGGCTCCGTACAAATCGGGGCTGTCATAGATGGGGGCCGGCTTTCTGGGGTTCAGCCCCGGCGGAATGGGATTGGTCAGGTTACTGGCGAGCAGGATGGTGGCGATAAAACCCATGCGTGGCTCCACAGGATGCCTCCGCTGGGAAACCCGGTTGCGGGGGCATGAAATCGGGTACTCTCTCCAGTGTGGGCGGGGCCTGGTCACAGTGCCAGTGATTGCCCGGCCGGTCTTTTTGAAATGCCGGTTTTGGCGAGTGTATCCGCGCAATCCCGGCAGCATAAAAGCCCGGCAAGGGGATTGCCGGGCGTGGGCCTAACGGGTCAGTTTCAGCATCAGACGCAAGAGTGCATCGGAGCGTTTGCCGTAGGGGGGCTGCAGGAATTTCAGCAGGTTGACCGGGCCCTGGTGGTAGACCGGTCGCAGTTTGGAAAAGGTCAAAAATCCCTCGTAACCGTGGTAGTGCCCCATACCACTTTCCCCCACACCGCCGAAAGGCATATCGTGCTGGCCAACATGTAACACACAATTATTGATCGATACGCCCCCGGACATGATTTTTTCGATATACAACTTCTGCAGGTTTTTATCCTGGGTATAGGGGTAGATGGCCAGTGGGCGGGGGCGCTCATTGATATAGCTGATGACCTCCTCCGGGTGGGAGTAGGGAATGATCGGCAGGAGCGGGCCGAAGATTTCACGCTGCATGACCAGCATATCACTGTGGACATCCACCAGCAGATGCGGGGGAAACCTGCGCTGGTGGCTATCGCGATCCAATTGGCCTGCACTCAGGTCGAAAACCTTTGCCCCCTTCTCCCTGGCGTCGTCCAGGGTGTTCCACAGGCGCTGGTGGGAGGCCGGATCAATAATGGAGGTGTAGTCGGGGCTTTGCCAGTCCGGAAAGCGTTTATTGGCCAGGCGCTGGGCATGTTCAATAAAGGGCTCCAGTGAGTTCTCCGGCAGGAACAGGTAGTCTACGGTGAGACAGATTTGCCCTGCGTTCATCAATTTCCAATAAACCAGCCGTTCTGCCGCCTTTTCAATGGGATAGTCTGGCGCGATGATCGCAGGGGATTTGCCACCAAGCTCCAGGGTGACGGGGGTGAGGTTTTCCGCTGCCGAGCGCATCACGGCGCGGCCGGTGGCACTGGAACCGGTAAAAATCAGGTGATCGAAGTCGAGGCTGGAAAACAGCGGACCGGTATCGCCACTGTCGGGAATAAAAACCAGCTTGTCCTCGGCAAAGTACTGGCTACTCACCGCTTTGAGCAGTTCCGCCAGGTGGCCCGAGTTGGTGGACATTTTCACCATCGCCCGGTTGCCCGCTGCGAAGATATTGGTCAGTGGCGAGAAACTCAGGTTTGCCGGGAAATTCCACGGCACTATCACACCCACCACACCCAACGGCTGGGGGATAACCGTATTTTTTGACAGGGGGTAGGCTTTCAAGTCGGTATGGCGCCGGCGGGGCTTCATCCATTTTTTCAGGCTGCCGATGGTTTCCTTAATGCCCGCGAGTGTGGGATAGATTTCAAACAGCAGCGTCTCTTCACGGGAGCGATTGCCGTAATCGGCGCAGATGGCTTCGATAATGGGCTCCTGCTGCTCGCGCAGCATACGCGCCAGTGCCTTCAAGTCTTTTACCCGCTGGGGGTAGTCGGGTACGGGGTCGGCGTTATAGGCCCGGCGCTGCTGCTCGAGCTGGTTTTGCAGCAGCGCTTTATCCGCTGCCGGTCGGGTGAGGGTCTGGGTGGTCATCTTGTTGTCCTTGGGCGTTAACCGTTGCCCAGAGTAAACGAATTTTTCGCCAAGAGATTGACAAATCGTGTCATCGCGCAGGCCGCTTGTGCATTTTTGCGCTTGTTGCCACGATTGCCCGGGACAGGTCCCCCGGTTTCGGGGCCTGGGCACAAGAGACAATGACCTTACCAGCTTGTGATAGGGAGGGATAGCAGCCGATCCCCTGGGATCGGTTGCGGGGGTTCAGTCGTTATCGTCACCGTGCAGGGGTTTGTCGGAAAGAATTTCCGCGGAGTTGGGGTCCACCTCCAAGCCGTGCTTCTCGTCCCCCTTGTAGGCCTCTACCTTCCAGTGACCCTGCTCCAGGTCGACTTCGACAATGGGGGTATAGCCCTGCTGCTCGAGTTTGGTCAGTATCGTGGACAGCGCCATGGCGCCGGGAGGGGGCTTCTCGCTGGCAATGGCCGGGTGTAGGGCTGTGGCGGCGACTGCGGCCAGCATCAGCTTGCTCAAGGCCTTCATGATCACAATACCTCACTGTATTAACAGGCGATCACTGTTTTCCCGATGGTTAAACAGCCACCCCGAACGAATTGGTCTGCGCCGGCCTGCCATTTGGTGCCGGCCTGTGTCGCCTGGCCTTAAGGCGCCTCTGTCCCATTGGCGGACAGGCGTTTTTGGATCGCCTCACACCACGCAGTGCTGCCGGGCACGGTTCCGTCCAGGTTTGCGCCGGTCAGTGTTGTCACTGCCTCGAACCACTCACTGCTGCCTACAGGGGGCAGGCCGGAAGGATACAATTGTGCCAGGTCACCATTCTGCCGGCTGGCCAACTGGGCCTGCACCCAGGCGAACCACTCGGGCGTACAGAAGCTGGCACTGCCATTGTCCGCTGCAGCGTCTGCGGCACGGGCGTTTTCTGACCCCGGTGCAATGGGATGCTGCATCTCGTCGGCGGCAGTTTCACCGGCGGCGGGTGCCGCCACCGGCTCCGAGGCAATGTGGCGATCGCACTGACGGCCGCAGCCACCAAGGGCAAGTATCAGCGCGAATAGGGGAACCCAGCGGGGCATGGCACCTCTGTAAATGACCGCCTCGCAATTAAGCATAGGTGGGATTTTGCGACTTCGCGCGGTGGGCGCTTGATGGGAAGCTTTGGGTTGACAGGGTTGCCGCTTTAAATGAGAATACTTCTCAATTAAATCATTCGTAAATGGAAGCGCCATGTTTTTCAGAGTCCTGTTACAAAAATGCGTGGTTATCACTGGCCTGCTCGGCACCATCGGCGCCAGTGCCGCTGAGCAGGTGAATATCTATTCCTACCGCCAGCCCTTCCTGATAGAACCGATACTGGCAGAGTTCAGCAACAAAACCGGCATCGAGACCAGGGTGGTGTACGCCAGCAAAGGGCTCAACGAGCGCTTGCAGCGGGAGGGGCGCAACAGCCCCGCGGACCTGGTGCTGACCTCCAACACCAGCAGCCTGATGGACCTGCTCAACAAGCAGCTGACTCAGCCGGTAAAGAGCGACGTGCTGCAGCAAAATATCCCGGCACAGTTTCGCGATGCGGCGGGCAACTGGTTTGGCCTCACCACCCGCGCGCGCCTGATTTACGCTTCCAGGGACCGGGTCAAACCCGGCGAGATCACCCGCTACGAAGAGTTGGTGGAACCCAGGTGGAAAGGCCGTATCTGTACCCGCAGCGGCAAGCACCCCTATACCCTGTCTTTGATCGCGTCCATGATTGCCCACCACGGTGAGGCGGAAACCAAAGCGTGGCTCAAGGGGGTAAAGGCCAACCTGGCGCGCAAGCCCCAGGGCAATGACCGGACCCAGGTGAAGGCCATCAGTGAAGGTGTGTGTGACCTGTCTCTGGGCAACAGTTATTACTTCGGAAAAATGATCACCAACCGGGAGCAGCCCGAGCAAGTGGCGTGGGCCAAATCCGTTAACCTGGTGTTCCCGAACCAGGCCGACCGCGGTACCCATATGTTTATCTCCGGTGCGGCACTGACCAAACACGCACCCAATCGCGACAATGCCATCAAGCTGCTGGAATTTCTCAGTGGCGCCGAAGCCCAGTACGCTTACGCCGAGAAGAACTTTGAATTCCCGGTGCGCCCGCAAACGCCGCGCTCCGAGCTGATCAATAGGTATATGGGAGAGTTCAAGGAGGACAACCTGAGCCTGACCGAAATCGGGGCTCATGTACCGGCTGCGTCGCGGCTGGTAGACGAAGTGGGTTTCGACTTCTAGCGTTTTACTGACCGGCAAAGCGCGGTCCCGCCGGGGAGGTGTGGGCCGCGTTTTTTACCATGACTGTGACTGCCTTAGCCCCCCGTGCAAATCTATCCGGCCTGCGCTGGTTTTTCCTGGTTGCCGGTATTGCCATCCTGGTAGCACTGCCGGTGCTGTCCATTTTCTGGCTGGCCCTGTTCCCCGAGGAAAACATCTGGCCACACCTGCTGGACACCGTGTTGTGGCACTATGTGTCCACAACGCTGCTGCTGGCTTTTGGGGTGGCTGTGCTCACATTGGTGGCGGGGGTGGGCAGTGCCTGGCTGGTATCCATGTGCCGGTTTCCCGCACGGCGTTTTTTTGAGTGGGCACTGCTGTTGCCTTTTGCGGTGCCCGCCTATGTGATCGCCTATGTGTATACCGACCTGCTGGAGTACGCCGGGCCGGTACAAAAGGCCCTGCGCGGCTGGTTTGGCTGGCAGAGTGCGAGGGAGTACTGGTTCCCGGAGATCCGCAGTCTGGGCGGTGCTGTTGCCATGCTGTCGCTGGTGTTTTATCCCTACGTGTATATGCTGGCGCGCGCTGCGTTCCTGGAACAGTGCGGCAGTATCCGCGCCGCCAGCCGCTCCCTGGGGTGTTCGCCCTGGCAAAGTTTCCTGCGCGTTTCCCTGCCCATGGCGCGCCCCGCCATTGCGGTGGGTTTGTCCCTGGTATTGATGGAAACCCTGAACGATTTCGGCACCGTGGACTTTTTTGCGGTGCGTACCCTCAGCGTTGGTATTTACGATACCTGGCTGAGCCGTGGCAACCTGGGCGGAGCGGCGCAGATTGCCTGCAGCACCCTACTGTTTGTGGTTTTACTGATTGCGCTGGAGCGTATCGGGCGCGCGCGGCAGCGGCACTTTGTACAATCGCCAACAGCCAACCGCGACCGCTACCGGCTGGCTGGATGGCGCAGCCTGGCTGCGGTGTTTTTTTGTGGGATACTGCTGCTGGGGGGCTTCGTGATACCGCTGGTGGTTCTGGCAGGCTATGCCCTGGGGAACCTCTCCGGCTACTGGACTGATGCGTTTGTTGAGATAGCCCGCAACAGCCTGTTGCTGTCTGCCGCGGCCGCGCTGCTGTCGGTGCTGCTGGGCCTTTTACTGGCCTATGGCAAGCGCTTGCAACCGCGCAGGCCGGTGCGATTGTTGGTGGGCTTTTCCAAGCTGGGCTATGCCCTGCCGGGGGCCGTGATGGCGATTGGGGTGTTGATTCCCCTGGCAGGGTTCGACAACGCCGTGGATGCCCTGCTGCGGGAGCAATTCGGTATTTC comes from the Microbulbifer sp. MI-G genome and includes:
- a CDS encoding AraC family transcriptional regulator codes for the protein MGTEHRIKAVSNGRDLEFTRQKLVQTLLREVPEQGMVDTDLDGLALFRCNAPVTCTFSVYTPSLKFIIQGNKILELGDREIAYRPLSYVATSVHLPILGRVERASTDTPFLGIKLVIDPQEVADLVLELGDKAPMAGGYDCPEVSCGLCVTQMDLGMLEAVKRLVQLLETPADAPILAPLARREILYRALMGDIGARMRKFAMTDSQANRVSRVIELLKDRFCEPLRISELAERANMSESSLYHSFKQITRMSPLQFQKKLRLHEARRLMLAEGLEAASASYRVGYESPSHFSREYSRMFGLPPRADVSKLRGEQRGVPA
- a CDS encoding high-potential iron-sulfur protein; the encoded protein is MNKQHDRSRRVFLKLTGCSLAILPVALIATDRARAQVKAKKAAVNYQDTPNNGQKCVDCQLFEPPNACIVVEGDISPEGWCSLFVLKQGGATQG
- a CDS encoding coniferyl aldehyde dehydrogenase; protein product: MTTQTLTRPAADKALLQNQLEQQRRAYNADPVPDYPQRVKDLKALARMLREQQEPIIEAICADYGNRSREETLLFEIYPTLAGIKETIGSLKKWMKPRRRHTDLKAYPLSKNTVIPQPLGVVGVIVPWNFPANLSFSPLTNIFAAGNRAMVKMSTNSGHLAELLKAVSSQYFAEDKLVFIPDSGDTGPLFSSLDFDHLIFTGSSATGRAVMRSAAENLTPVTLELGGKSPAIIAPDYPIEKAAERLVYWKLMNAGQICLTVDYLFLPENSLEPFIEHAQRLANKRFPDWQSPDYTSIIDPASHQRLWNTLDDAREKGAKVFDLSAGQLDRDSHQRRFPPHLLVDVHSDMLVMQREIFGPLLPIIPYSHPEEVISYINERPRPLAIYPYTQDKNLQKLYIEKIMSGGVSINNCVLHVGQHDMPFGGVGESGMGHYHGYEGFLTFSKLRPVYHQGPVNLLKFLQPPYGKRSDALLRLMLKLTR
- a CDS encoding PepSY domain-containing protein, whose protein sequence is MKALSKLMLAAVAATALHPAIASEKPPPGAMALSTILTKLEQQGYTPIVEVDLEQGHWKVEAYKGDEKHGLEVDPNSAEILSDKPLHGDDND
- a CDS encoding Fe(3+) ABC transporter substrate-binding protein translates to MFFRVLLQKCVVITGLLGTIGASAAEQVNIYSYRQPFLIEPILAEFSNKTGIETRVVYASKGLNERLQREGRNSPADLVLTSNTSSLMDLLNKQLTQPVKSDVLQQNIPAQFRDAAGNWFGLTTRARLIYASRDRVKPGEITRYEELVEPRWKGRICTRSGKHPYTLSLIASMIAHHGEAETKAWLKGVKANLARKPQGNDRTQVKAISEGVCDLSLGNSYYFGKMITNREQPEQVAWAKSVNLVFPNQADRGTHMFISGAALTKHAPNRDNAIKLLEFLSGAEAQYAYAEKNFEFPVRPQTPRSELINRYMGEFKEDNLSLTEIGAHVPAASRLVDEVGFDF
- a CDS encoding ABC transporter permease → MTVTALAPRANLSGLRWFFLVAGIAILVALPVLSIFWLALFPEENIWPHLLDTVLWHYVSTTLLLAFGVAVLTLVAGVGSAWLVSMCRFPARRFFEWALLLPFAVPAYVIAYVYTDLLEYAGPVQKALRGWFGWQSAREYWFPEIRSLGGAVAMLSLVFYPYVYMLARAAFLEQCGSIRAASRSLGCSPWQSFLRVSLPMARPAIAVGLSLVLMETLNDFGTVDFFAVRTLSVGIYDTWLSRGNLGGAAQIACSTLLFVVLLIALERIGRARQRHFVQSPTANRDRYRLAGWRSLAAVFFCGILLLGGFVIPLVVLAGYALGNLSGYWTDAFVEIARNSLLLSAAAALLSVLLGLLLAYGKRLQPRRPVRLLVGFSKLGYALPGAVMAIGVLIPLAGFDNAVDALLREQFGISVGLLLSGSVFAIIFAYTVRFLAVSTGAIETSLEKVTPSMDRAARALGRNSWQTLWAVHLPLVRAGLLTGGLVVFVDCMKELPATLLLRPFGFDTLATYVYQFAADEMLERSALGALLIVLVGLIPVVLLSRAIGWRRGDGVAELIESEAPAI